Below is a window of Planctomycetes bacterium MalM25 DNA.
GAGCAGCGCGCGGTTGATCGGCGAGCCGAAGAGCGGCGCGAACGCCGCGGCCTCCTGCTCGCACGCGGTGGCGAGGTCGACCTGCGACGCGCCGAGCATCAGCTCGAGCGCCGCCATCGGCGCCGGGTAGTGCCCGCCCGTCTTCTGCTGCACGACGCCCGCGGTCGTGGCGCCGAGGAAGCCGAGTTCGGTCTCGCTTATCGTGATCGGTTGTGACCAACGCTCCCGGTCTTCTTTCCAGTCGCCCGAGGCTTGCTCCGCAACGATTATCCGCGTCGCCGCATCGATCAGCGAATTGGTTTCAAACGCGGGTTCGTCGTCGAGCATCGGCAGGGCGTCTTCGGCGAACTCCGCCTTCCCTGCTCCCCCCTCCGCCATTGCTTCAACCAGGTCGTCCACCAAGCCGAGTTGGTACGCCTCGCGTGGCGAAACGTTCTCTCCGCCGGCGACCATCTCTAGGGCGTTCGCTAGGCCGATCATCCGCGGCGTGCGGGCGGTGCCGCCCCAGCCCGGCATGAGGCCGAGCTTCACCTCGGGGAACGCGAGGCCGGTCTTCGGGGCGTCGGTCGCCACGCGGCGGTCGCACCAGACGGCGAGCTCTAAGCCGCCGCCGACGCAGACGCCGTCGATCGCGGCGACGGTCACGTAGTGCGCAGTCGACAGTCGTGTGAAGAGCTGTTGCCCACGCCGGCAGGTGGCGAGGATCTCTTCGGGCGGCTGGTCGAGGCCCGCGGCGAACTCGGTCAGGTCGGCGCCCGCGATGAACACGCCCCGCTTCGCCGAGGCGATCACCAGGCCGAGGGCGTCCTCCGCGGCGGCCATCTCGTCGAGCCGGGTTTCGATCTCGTCGAGCACAGCCGACGAGAGCAGGTTGGCCGACTTGCCCGGCAGGTCGAGCGTCAGCACCGCGACGCGTCCGTCCGCGTCCTCGGGTTCGATCCAGTCGAGCCGGGTGGCCGTCATATCGCGGTGCTCCGAGAGGAGGGGGCGCCCCCGAGAGGAGGCCGCTTCTTTGGTACGCTGGGGATGGGGCGGCCGTTCGGGTCGTCCGCTGCGGATCGTAACCCTTTAGGACGGTTTCTGTGACCACCAGTCCCTCCCCCAAGAGTAGCCCGCCGCCGGTCGGAGGCTGGCGCCTCGTGGCCGCTTTAGCGGTCGCGCTGCTGCTGGTGGCGATGCTTCGCGGGTGGGGGACGCCGGACGCCAGCGACCCAGCGAATCAGGCCGATCCGAAGCGTGACGCCGCTCCCGTGACTCTCGAGAAGCGGCTCCCCGACCAGCCCGCACAATCGGCTCAAGTCGCGTGGGCCCCGGGGACGACCGTCCTGGAGGCGACCCGGCGGGCCGGCGAAGACGATCCCGCCTGGGTCGGCGAGTGGCGGGGTGAGGGGGCGATGTCCCTGCTCATTTTGCTCGGTGGAGAGGCCAACCAGGGGGCCGAAGGGCTCAACTGGCAGTTCGAGGTCAACGGCGTCTACGCCGACCGGGGCGCCGGCGCCTTTGAGCTGGCGCCCGGGGACCGCGTCTTGTGGAAACTGGCCCCCTACGAGTAGCCTCCTAGACTCCCGAAACGACCACGCCCCGAGGCGACACGATGCCCACGACCGACCGCAGCCACTCCAACGCCCCCACTCAAGCGATCATTTTCGTCCTGCTCGTGGCGATCGGGGTCGTGGGACGTTGGGGCCAGCCCGAGTGGGCCTTCACGCCGATCGCCGCGATCGGCCTGCTGGCCGGCTACGCGCTGCCCCGCCAGCTGGCGGTCGCCGTGCCGCTGGTGGCGATGTTGATCACCGATTTGGTGCTGCCGTCGTACGGCTCGGCGGCGATCGCTCTGGCCGTGTACGGCGCGATGGCGGTCACGCCGATGCTCGGCTCGCTGCTCCGCCGACCGGTCGGTTCGCTCGGCGCAGGCGTGGCGCGGCTGTTGTGCCTCGCGGTGTCGCCCGCGTTGCTGTTCTTCGTGACGACCAACTTCGCCGTCTGGGCCGCGACGTCGCACTACCCGAAGACCGCCGCGGGCTTCGTCGAGTGCTACGTGGCCGCGATCCCGTTCCTGAAGCGGATGCTCGCGGGCGACCTGACGTACACCGCGCTGCTGTTCGCCGCCGCCGCCGTGGCGGGCGCGTACTCGCTGGGTGGCGTCGACCAGCAGACGGCTCGGTCGCCGGAACGCGTCACCGCCTGAGGCGGTCGGCGTTCACTCGCCAACGCTTACTTGGTGTCGACGGGGACCGCCGCTTGAACGGTCGCTTCGAGCACGCCCTCTTCCGCCTCTTCTTCTTCCTCAGCAGGGGCGGGCGGCTGATTGTCGTCGATGACCGAGGCCATCGACTTGACGGCGTCGGCCACGTTGAGGTCGATGAGGTCCTTGTTGCTCGCCGCCTGAATCGCGTCGGTCACCGCCTCGTCGATGGCGGCGAGGCGCGGCTTCGCGTTCTCGTCGGCGACCGCGGCGCCGGCCCGGACCGCCGAGCGGAGGTCGATCAGCAGGTCGAGGATGCCCTCGCGAACGAGGACCATCTCGCCCGGGTTCTTGTCCGATTCACGGAAACGGCGGGCTTCGTTGCCGCGGGCCGAGACGGCCATTCGGCGTCCGCCCCGCAGCTGAAGGTCCTCGAACTTGGTGGCGATTTCCGATTCGGAATCGCCGATGGCGTTCGCCAAGTCGAACACCGCGCCGGTGACGACCTCGGCTTTCACCTTGCCCGGCGCCAGGTTCATCCGATCGAGCTGGGCGGCGATCGCCGCCCGGGTTTCGAGCGAGAGGTTTTCGTCGGTCGCCTTCTTCGCGATCGCCGACGCGAAGACGCCTCCTTTGGGGCCCGGCATGCCGAGGTTGCCGATCGCCTTGGCGGTCTTCAGGTAGATCCAATCGTTCACGCCGGGGCCGACGTGCATGGGCAGCGTCTCGGTCGAGATAATCGTGTAGAGCGCCTTGGCGGTCTTCGACTTCGCCGAACCGGCCAGCAGCTTGAAGGCCCGTGTGTGTCGGTCGAGCCCGATCAACGCGCCGCTCAGCTCGTAGGGCGGCGCCTTCGGGTTCGTGGCGCCACGGGTCGCCAGGGCGCACAGCAGTTCGTTGGCTCGGGCGCTGGGGGCCCCGGTCGCGTAATCGTCTTGCAGCTTCCCGAGGATTAGCAGCGCGTTGTTCCGCACCGCGGGGTGGTAGCGACCACGGAGCACACGCACCGTGAAGGCCAGCGCCTGCTTGTGGACGTACGCCTGAACGTCGGTCTTGGCGTCGTCGAGGAAAGCGCTGAACAAGTCGTTGTTCGCCTTCGCCAGCCCCGCGAGCCCGTTGGGGGTCGGTTGGGTCATCGCCGGGAAGAAGTACTTCGTCAGGTAGTCCTCGAACAGCTGGCGATCGCCCACGCCGTTCTTCGCGTACTTCTTCGCGAGTTGGCCCTTCGAGCGGAGGCCCTGCTCAACCGGGTCCGCTTTGTAGTTCTGGGCGTGCGTCGGGACCGCGGTCAGGACCACCGACGCCAGCAAGGCGAGGAGGCCGATCGGGCGCAAACGGGGTGCGCAGGGGGCGAGCGACATCGCGTTCTGTTCCGGGTAGCGGAGGGGGGGCGACCCACGCCGACAGACGTAAATCGCTTGTTCACAAAGGTTTCGGGGCCTACGCAGACGGCGGAGGCATCCACCGCCACACTAGCAAGCGGCCGACGAAAGTGTCAACTTTCGGGGGCCGTCCCCCCATAAACCCGGCTCCTATGACGCTCCTTTACTACGACCCGCATTTCCGGCGCCACGAGACCGGCGGGCACCCCGAGTGCCCGGCCCGGATCGAGCAGGTCATCGCCCGCCTGGAGGGGGGCGGACAGGCCGATCGCTGCGAGCGGCCCGATTGGCGCCCCGCGGCCGACCAGCGGCTCCTCCGCTGCCACGAAGCCGACTACCTCGCCGCGGTCCGGGCGCTCGCCTCGCGAGGAGGGGGCCGGGCGGAGGTCGATACGGTGGTCAGCCCCGCCTCGATGGACGTGGCGGCCCTGGCCGCGGGGGCGGCTTGCGATGCGGTCGAGCGCGTCGTCCGGGGCGAGCACCACCGCGCCTTCTGCGCGATCCGCCCGCCGGGTCACCACGCGCTCCGCGAGGGGGCCATGGGCTTCTGCTTGCTGGGCAACGTGGCGGTCGCCGCCCGTGTGGCGCTCGACGAGCTCGATCTCGAGCGCGTCCTGATCGTCGATTGGGACGTCCACCACGGCAACGGAACGCAGGCCGAGTTCTACGACGACCCGCGTGTCGGCTTCTTCAGCATCCACCGCTGGCCTTTCTATCCCGGCACGGGCGAGTCGAGCGAAACGGGCTCGGGCGACGGCCTCGGCTTTAACAAGAACCTGCCCATCACCATGGGGGCGTCGCGCGACCGCTGCACGAGCCTCTTCGCGCGCGAGCTGGGCGACTTCGCCGACAAGCTGCGCCCGCAGCTGGTGCTGCTCAGCGCCGGGTTCGATGCGCACGCGACCGACCCGGTCGGCTCGCTCGGCTGGGAGGTCGAGGACTTCGTGAGCCTCACGCAAACGGCGATCGACATCGCCGCGGTCCACAGCGAAGGCCGCCTCGTGAGTGTGCTCGAAGGGGGTTACAACCCGCCCGTGCTGGGGGAGTGTGTCGCGGCCCATTTGGATGAATTCCTGGAGCGCGACGCCGACGAATCGTTGGACGAATCGGCCGATTAGCCGATCGGTAAGATTCAGAAAGACTTTTCGTTGTTGGGGTTTCCTACTTGGGGTAGCATGCAGCTCCGTAGAGACCACTCATTGATTAAGGGCACTTTGAGATGACCTACACGGTGCGGCTTGCCATAGCCGCGTTAACTCTTCTCTCGCTCGCCCCCGCCTCCGCCCAAACCAATCGGTTCCGCTACTGCCAAGTTGAGGACCCCGCCGTCCCGGCTGGATACGTCGCCAACGAGATCCTGATCGATTTCGAGGGCCGGCTCTTTGGGCAGCAGATGATCGTCCGCCTGGATTCAGGCTCGATCTATCAGGATCCCTTCGGCGGAGAGACCCCGCCGAACGCCTTGCTGTTCAACGCCGTCCCGTCGTTGGAGTTCGACACCTTCGTCACGATGGGAGGTGCGACCAGTGATGAGTCGGAGCCGCTGTTGGTTATCGGCGCCTCGACCGAGTTCACGGCGTCGGGCGGCATGAAGCAGTTCGACGAATCAGGCATCAACATCGCCTGGGCGCCGGCGACCGGAGTCGTGGTCGAAGACCGGACCCGCTTCCCCATTGCAAGACTGACTCTCAGCAACGACGCCAACGGCACGATCCTGCTTTACAGCAACGCGGGCGGTGAAGGTGTTATCTCGAATGCGATGAGAATCGAGAACGGAGGCACGGGACCGCTCGCCTGGCCGCCGATCGACGAATGCCTTCCCGAACCCACTTCGGCGGCGATCGCGTTGCTCGCTAGCCTTGCGTTATCCGCAAACCGCCGCTCCTCCTAAGCCGATCAACTCTAGGGATTCCCGGATGCACGCTTGCACTCCACGCGTTCTTCTTTTCGCGCTGCTCGCTGCCGTCGCTCAGCCCGTTTCGGCCGCGACGTTGAGCTACTACTTTAGCAATCCGTCCGTTCCCGACACGCCGGACGGCTACATCGTGAACGACCTGCACATCGACTTTGAGGGGCAGCTCTTTGGCCAGCAGATGGTCGTTGAGCTCTTTCAGGGGAACATCTATCAAGATGCTGTTGGTGGAGAGACGCCACCAAATGAACTCTTGTTTGGCGCCATCCCAACGCTGCAATCGGACACCTTTGTCTCGATGGGGGGGGCAAACAGTAACACGGCAGAAGCCATCCTGGTTGTTGGCGGTTCAACCGAGTTCCCCGAGTCGACCGGCGAGAAGCAGTTCAATGATTCCGGCATCGACATCGCCTGGGCGCCGGCGACGGGGGTGGTCATCGAGGACCAGAATGACTTCATGATCGCCCGGCTCACGCTGTCGGACGACGCAAGCGGACGCTTCTATTTCTACAGCAATAGCGGAGGTGTGGGATTAGGCACACACAATCGATGGTGCAGCTTCAGTAACGGCAGGTTCTTTTTCTGTCCCCCCCTGGGGCCTCCCGTTCCGGAACCGACCACTGGATTGC
It encodes the following:
- the hdaH gene encoding Histone deacetylase-like amidohydrolase encodes the protein MTLLYYDPHFRRHETGGHPECPARIEQVIARLEGGGQADRCERPDWRPAADQRLLRCHEADYLAAVRALASRGGGRAEVDTVVSPASMDVAALAAGAACDAVERVVRGEHHRAFCAIRPPGHHALREGAMGFCLLGNVAVAARVALDELDLERVLIVDWDVHHGNGTQAEFYDDPRVGFFSIHRWPFYPGTGESSETGSGDGLGFNKNLPITMGASRDRCTSLFARELGDFADKLRPQLVLLSAGFDAHATDPVGSLGWEVEDFVSLTQTAIDIAAVHSEGRLVSVLEGGYNPPVLGECVAAHLDEFLERDADESLDESAD